Proteins from one Oscillatoria nigro-viridis PCC 7112 genomic window:
- a CDS encoding ABC transporter permease: protein MKLKTRPVIKKISNVQIAFMATEALWNNKLRTSLTMLGVIIGISSVIAITSVGQGVQKSTEEQLKALGTNVLLVLSGASRSGGVSLGSGSATTLTWDDAKAIGKQAPAVKAISAYLQRQVQVVYGGQNSFTAILGTDLNYPDVKNIHPQEGRFFNEDELNAAEPVVVLGSKVRDELFGTGANALSSDIRIQGNRYKVIGVMESKGSVGGTDQDDRVYIPLKNMSARIVGRNSLAGIAISGFWLETAGEADLADAQFQVENILRLRHNIYPPQPDDFRVVNQAEIVNTFSNVIGLFTVMVGAIAGISLVVGGIGIANIMLVSVVERTKEIGIRKAVGATNAAILIQFMAESILVSTVGGTAGIGLGIAIAFGASTAFKFPFVVSVWSIAAGFGLSFTVGLLAGVLPARNAARLDPIAALRND from the coding sequence ATGAAATTAAAGACTCGCCCAGTTATTAAGAAAATCTCTAACGTTCAAATCGCTTTCATGGCGACAGAGGCGCTGTGGAATAACAAATTGCGTACCAGTTTAACTATGCTGGGCGTAATTATTGGGATATCTTCGGTAATTGCCATTACTTCGGTGGGACAGGGAGTACAAAAATCAACTGAAGAACAGTTAAAGGCTTTGGGTACGAATGTGCTGTTGGTTTTATCCGGCGCTTCGCGATCGGGCGGTGTCAGTCTGGGAAGCGGTTCTGCTACTACCCTGACTTGGGATGACGCTAAGGCGATCGGCAAACAAGCTCCCGCAGTTAAGGCGATTTCTGCTTATTTGCAGCGCCAAGTGCAAGTCGTTTACGGCGGACAAAATTCATTTACTGCTATTTTGGGAACGGATTTAAACTATCCAGATGTGAAGAACATTCACCCCCAAGAAGGACGGTTTTTTAACGAGGATGAATTGAATGCTGCTGAGCCAGTAGTTGTCCTCGGTTCTAAGGTGCGGGACGAACTTTTTGGCACCGGAGCTAATGCGCTATCCTCCGATATTCGCATTCAGGGAAACCGCTACAAGGTCATTGGAGTGATGGAAAGCAAGGGGTCTGTAGGGGGAACCGATCAGGACGATCGAGTGTATATTCCCCTCAAAAATATGTCGGCGCGGATTGTGGGGAGAAATTCTTTAGCGGGGATTGCGATCTCGGGTTTTTGGTTGGAAACTGCCGGCGAAGCTGATTTAGCGGATGCTCAATTTCAAGTGGAAAATATCCTGCGCTTGCGCCACAATATTTATCCGCCACAACCGGATGATTTTCGAGTTGTCAATCAAGCTGAGATAGTTAATACTTTCAGCAATGTGATAGGTTTATTTACGGTGATGGTGGGAGCGATCGCCGGAATTTCTTTGGTGGTTGGCGGCATAGGTATTGCTAATATTATGTTGGTGTCTGTGGTGGAACGCACTAAGGAAATCGGGATTCGCAAAGCGGTAGGCGCTACTAATGCAGCAATTCTCATTCAATTTATGGCGGAATCTATTTTAGTTTCCACGGTGGGGGGAACGGCGGGAATTGGGTTGGGAATTGCGATCGCCTTTGGGGCCTCAACAGCGTTCAAATTTCCGTTTGTAGTTTCTGTATGGTCGATCGCAGCGGGTTTTGGGCTGTCTTTTACCGTGGGGTTGTTAGCTGGAGTATTGCCGGCTCGGAATGCCGCTCGCTTAGATCCGATCGCAGCCTTGCGGAATGATTAA
- a CDS encoding M20 family metallopeptidase: protein MVSTLPNLTSVDLSQLRLEIRNLQPQLVEWRRLLHQKPELSFDENLTAQFVSQKLQEWGIEHQTNIAQTGIVATIDSGKPGRVLAIRADMDALPIQEENEVDYRSQHDGIMHACGHDGHTAIALGTVCYLAKHKHSFSGKVKFIFQPAEEGPGGAKPMIEAGVLKNPDVDAIVGLHLWNNLPLGTVGVRSGALMAAVEVFDCTIFGKGGHGAMPHQTVDSIVVTAQIVSALQAIVARNIDPIDSAVVTVGQFHAGHTHNVIADTAQIGGTVRYFNPAYRGYFDKRIEQVIAGICQSHGADYQLDYCSLYPPVINDSRIAELVRGVAESIVETPAGIVPECQTMGGEDMSFFLQEVPGCYFFLGSANPEKNLAYPHHHPRFDFDEAALGMGVEMFVRCVENFCAM, encoded by the coding sequence ATGGTTTCTACTTTACCGAATTTAACCTCTGTCGATTTATCTCAATTGCGGCTGGAGATTAGAAATTTGCAGCCTCAGCTAGTCGAATGGCGTCGCCTTTTGCACCAAAAGCCGGAGTTGAGTTTTGATGAAAATTTAACGGCGCAGTTTGTCTCGCAAAAGTTGCAGGAATGGGGCATAGAGCATCAAACTAATATTGCTCAAACTGGTATTGTCGCCACTATAGACAGCGGCAAACCGGGGCGGGTTTTGGCAATTCGCGCGGATATGGATGCTTTGCCTATTCAAGAAGAAAATGAGGTGGATTATCGATCGCAGCATGATGGAATTATGCACGCTTGCGGCCACGACGGTCACACTGCGATCGCCCTCGGTACTGTCTGTTATCTGGCCAAGCACAAACACAGCTTTTCAGGTAAAGTAAAATTTATCTTTCAGCCCGCCGAAGAAGGGCCAGGAGGGGCAAAACCGATGATTGAAGCGGGAGTTTTGAAGAATCCTGATGTTGATGCGATCGTCGGCTTGCATTTGTGGAACAATCTACCTTTGGGCACTGTAGGCGTCCGCAGCGGCGCCCTGATGGCTGCTGTCGAAGTTTTTGACTGCACGATTTTTGGCAAAGGTGGACACGGCGCAATGCCACATCAGACTGTGGACTCGATCGTAGTTACAGCCCAAATTGTCAGCGCTTTGCAGGCAATTGTCGCGCGGAACATTGACCCGATCGACTCAGCGGTAGTAACTGTCGGCCAATTCCACGCAGGCCACACCCACAACGTCATTGCCGATACCGCTCAAATCGGTGGCACGGTGCGCTATTTCAATCCAGCATATCGAGGTTATTTTGACAAGCGAATCGAGCAAGTAATTGCCGGAATTTGTCAGAGTCACGGGGCCGATTACCAATTAGATTATTGTTCGCTTTACCCGCCAGTTATTAATGATTCAAGAATAGCTGAATTGGTGCGCGGCGTGGCAGAATCAATTGTCGAAACTCCTGCAGGCATCGTTCCCGAATGTCAAACAATGGGCGGCGAGGATATGTCGTTCTTTTTGCAAGAAGTTCCCGGTTGTTATTTCTTTTTGGGTTCAGCAAATCCAGAGAAAAACTTGGCTTACCCGCACCATCACCCGCGTTTTGACTTTGATGAAGCTGCGCTGGGGATGGGTGTAGAAATGTTTGTGCGGTGTGTGGAAAATTTTTGTGCGATGTAA
- a CDS encoding patatin-like phospholipase family protein, whose translation MDEINNENKLIQRISNSFENQLKPIVQFSIYLRVPLTIAVASWYFYTQIDQTIEVYRVIAFDNNVAQAVFSTVFVVLLSLGVWFAARLHEKCYEARLPEFYKPKFDCFYKNAPRLLGTIPLGSLAYGTWATQKTLENLSDTNPKIFLLVWMFSNILLLLIISYLIIKRIELLKDSKFLGSLASNKRGEGLFGQRFENIFVNLACFVFIVLSLPMIVAAKDSPWSFGLIAVFLLLVFFNVALFSWQNTLKSRIRVIRTGSISLLASLALGLMMPPTFLPDLLGSISVVAISLTIMVVVFSTIYDWGLQTKIPGITILIVLIVVSSNFNLNDNHRFRQFSKPEKSVLPALESSFQQWLANRPDLDKFSNKPYPVYIAAAQGGGIYAAYHAATAFTKLTEYFPSFPQHIFAISSVSGGSLGASAFSSLVKFGGISGTSLSQTASKLFSSDLLTPLLTMGLFPDLIQRFIFFPIYDWDRGTGLEVAFEKAWDKLSLQNQDNPLRQSFYQHWQPQGIAPALVLNTTVVETGDRLAIGPFQINLPNKENIAIDEPDLDLKLSTAAGLSARFPYFTPVGWYQRSKDKSKLHLADGGYFDNSGIPTALDIGRSLQRLKGYGTTFEIVYLSLIDGQFNEPKTQLKSQGLNEVLSPVRALFSARESRSRSAVELSTFTVNDGIDDPLKYKFRTLFLKKSGDGVKLPLGWLISKRSREFIDRQTPDPKARPCDIKKFRQAIANVQASIDDNHNLCAIASIGNDLN comes from the coding sequence ATGGATGAAATTAATAACGAAAATAAATTAATTCAAAGAATTTCTAATTCCTTTGAAAACCAGCTTAAACCAATCGTGCAGTTCTCGATCTATTTAAGAGTGCCTCTGACAATTGCAGTGGCATCTTGGTATTTTTATACCCAGATAGATCAAACCATTGAGGTCTATCGTGTAATTGCTTTTGATAATAATGTAGCTCAGGCAGTTTTTTCTACAGTATTTGTTGTTTTGCTTTCACTTGGTGTGTGGTTCGCGGCACGTTTACATGAGAAATGCTATGAAGCTCGTCTTCCTGAATTCTACAAGCCCAAATTCGATTGCTTCTACAAAAATGCACCTCGTTTGTTAGGTACTATACCACTGGGTAGCCTTGCTTATGGCACTTGGGCTACCCAAAAAACATTGGAGAACTTATCGGATACTAATCCCAAGATTTTTTTGCTAGTGTGGATGTTTAGCAATATACTTTTATTGCTAATTATATCTTATTTAATAATTAAACGTATTGAACTTTTAAAAGACTCAAAGTTCCTAGGTTCTTTGGCTTCTAACAAGAGGGGTGAAGGTCTATTTGGGCAAAGATTTGAAAATATCTTTGTTAATCTAGCCTGCTTTGTTTTTATTGTTTTATCTTTGCCTATGATCGTGGCAGCAAAAGATTCACCTTGGTCTTTTGGTTTAATTGCTGTTTTTCTGTTGCTCGTCTTTTTTAATGTGGCGCTATTTTCTTGGCAAAACACGTTAAAATCACGAATTAGAGTTATTAGGACTGGTTCAATCTCTCTGCTGGCATCCCTCGCATTAGGATTGATGATGCCTCCGACATTTCTTCCCGATCTGCTGGGTTCAATTAGTGTGGTGGCAATATCGTTAACGATTATGGTGGTTGTTTTTTCAACAATTTATGACTGGGGTCTGCAAACCAAAATACCTGGGATTACGATTCTAATCGTGTTGATTGTTGTTTCTAGCAATTTTAATTTAAATGACAATCATCGCTTTCGACAATTCAGCAAACCCGAAAAGTCAGTCCTTCCAGCTTTAGAATCTAGTTTTCAGCAATGGTTAGCTAATCGCCCCGATCTCGATAAATTCTCAAATAAACCCTATCCTGTCTATATCGCTGCGGCTCAAGGTGGGGGTATCTATGCCGCTTATCATGCAGCGACAGCCTTCACAAAGCTAACAGAATATTTTCCAAGTTTTCCTCAGCATATATTTGCAATAAGTAGCGTTTCTGGCGGTAGCTTGGGGGCTTCTGCCTTTTCAAGTTTGGTGAAATTTGGTGGAATTAGTGGTACATCCCTCAGCCAAACGGCTAGCAAACTGTTTAGCAGTGACTTGCTTACGCCCCTCCTAACGATGGGGCTATTCCCTGACCTGATTCAACGATTTATCTTTTTCCCAATATACGATTGGGATCGGGGAACAGGTCTGGAAGTTGCGTTTGAAAAAGCTTGGGATAAGCTGTCTCTTCAAAATCAAGATAATCCCTTGCGGCAGTCTTTTTACCAACACTGGCAGCCCCAAGGCATCGCCCCTGCACTGGTTCTCAACACAACTGTTGTCGAAACTGGCGATCGCCTGGCGATCGGCCCCTTTCAGATTAACTTGCCCAACAAAGAAAATATTGCCATTGATGAACCCGATCTAGATTTGAAACTGAGTACAGCGGCTGGCCTCAGTGCTCGTTTTCCCTACTTCACCCCTGTAGGGTGGTACCAACGCAGTAAGGACAAAAGTAAATTGCATTTGGCTGATGGCGGTTATTTTGATAATTCTGGTATTCCTACTGCTTTGGACATTGGGCGCAGCTTACAGCGACTTAAGGGTTACGGAACAACCTTTGAAATTGTCTACCTATCCTTAATTGATGGGCAATTTAACGAGCCTAAAACTCAACTCAAGAGTCAAGGACTGAACGAGGTTTTATCGCCAGTTCGTGCCTTGTTTAGTGCGCGCGAGTCCCGCAGCCGCAGTGCTGTTGAGTTGTCTACGTTCACGGTCAATGATGGGATTGACGATCCACTCAAATATAAATTCAGAACCCTGTTCCTGAAAAAGTCAGGTGATGGCGTTAAGTTGCCTCTGGGTTGGCTCATCTCTAAGCGCTCAAGGGAATTTATCGATCGGCAGACACCTGACCCCAAAGCAAGACCCTGTGATATCAAAAAATTCCGACAAGCCATTGCAAACGTTCAGGCGAGCATCGATGACAATCATAACCTTTGTGCGATCGCATCGATTGGCAACGATTTGAATTAG
- a CDS encoding M16 family metallopeptidase yields the protein MKNEIQRTVLDNGIVVLAAENPAADIIAARIFLRAGSRYVQPEQAGLCHLLSAVITKGTDRLSSLEIAERVESVGARLSADSTTDYFLVSLKTVSADFEEILELAAQLTRSPTFPEAEVELERRIAISAIRSQQEQPFAIAFEQLRHAMYQQHPYAFSPLGTEATMSKLTRNELEEFHKTYFRPDNVVISVAGRISTEDAIALIDRTFGDWKAPLTPLPTLTVPPLYPSPQSVVTAQDTQQSVIMLGYLAPSVKNPDYAAIKLLNTYLGNGLSSRLFVELREKRGLAYDVSALYATRLDTAQFVVYMGTAPENTATAFEGLRAEVDRLANIPLSEEELQACKNKMLGQYALGKQTNSQIAQVLGWYEILGLGIKFDQQFQEEIAQVTASQARDAAKKYFGEPYISLVGPEAAITELGVAAVC from the coding sequence ATGAAAAATGAAATCCAGCGCACGGTTTTAGACAACGGTATTGTTGTCTTGGCAGCAGAAAATCCAGCAGCAGATATTATTGCAGCTAGGATATTCCTGCGGGCCGGCAGTCGCTACGTGCAGCCGGAACAAGCAGGATTGTGTCACTTGCTGTCGGCGGTAATCACTAAGGGAACCGATCGGCTGTCTTCGCTGGAAATTGCCGAGCGTGTAGAATCGGTGGGAGCGAGGTTGAGTGCCGACTCTACTACAGACTATTTTTTAGTGAGTTTGAAGACGGTTTCTGCGGATTTTGAGGAGATTTTGGAGTTGGCGGCGCAATTGACCCGATCGCCGACTTTCCCGGAAGCTGAAGTCGAACTCGAACGCCGCATTGCCATATCGGCAATTCGATCGCAACAAGAACAGCCATTTGCGATCGCCTTCGAGCAATTGCGGCACGCGATGTACCAGCAACACCCCTATGCTTTCTCTCCCTTGGGAACGGAAGCTACTATGTCAAAGCTCACCAGAAACGAGCTCGAAGAGTTCCACAAAACCTATTTCCGTCCCGATAATGTAGTTATTTCTGTAGCCGGCAGAATCTCGACCGAAGATGCGATCGCCCTGATCGATCGAACTTTTGGCGACTGGAAAGCGCCTTTAACACCCCTGCCAACTTTAACCGTCCCCCCTCTGTACCCCTCCCCTCAATCGGTCGTTACGGCCCAAGATACGCAGCAATCAGTGATTATGCTGGGCTACCTCGCACCCTCTGTCAAAAACCCCGATTACGCAGCGATTAAGTTGCTGAATACTTATTTGGGTAACGGTTTGTCGAGCCGGTTGTTTGTGGAATTGCGGGAAAAGCGGGGCTTGGCTTACGACGTTTCCGCGCTCTACGCGACGCGCTTGGACACGGCTCAGTTTGTCGTGTACATGGGTACGGCGCCGGAAAATACGGCGACTGCTTTTGAAGGATTGCGCGCAGAAGTCGATCGACTCGCCAACATCCCACTAAGCGAGGAAGAATTGCAAGCTTGCAAGAATAAAATGCTCGGTCAGTATGCTTTAGGAAAACAAACTAATTCGCAAATTGCCCAAGTTTTAGGCTGGTACGAAATTTTGGGATTGGGAATTAAATTTGACCAGCAATTTCAAGAAGAAATTGCACAGGTGACAGCTTCACAAGCGCGGGATGCTGCTAAGAAATATTTTGGAGAACCGTATATTTCTTTGGTTGGCCCGGAGGCGGCGATTACAGAGTTGGGTGTAGCGGCTGTTTGTTGA
- the bioD gene encoding dethiobiotin synthase, which translates to MNSLLIAGTDTDAGKTVLTSALAAYWQMYFPDRSLGIMKLLQTGTGDRELYTRLFPLDQSPEELNPLHFDAPLAPPIAAEREGRHIELEKVWTAWQSLSERKDFVLVEALGGLGSPVTWELTVADLARDWRLRGVLVVPVRLGAIGQAVANVALARDTGFKLRGIVLNCVKAYSEQEIAELAPVDLIQSLTQIPVLGILPHLDDPTDLAKLAKVASDLDLERLLPGVNLVPQTSK; encoded by the coding sequence ATGAACTCGCTGCTAATTGCTGGAACTGATACCGACGCGGGCAAAACTGTTTTGACCAGCGCTCTGGCTGCTTATTGGCAAATGTATTTTCCCGATCGCAGTTTGGGAATTATGAAACTCTTGCAAACGGGAACGGGCGATCGCGAACTCTACACCCGTTTGTTTCCCCTCGACCAATCCCCCGAAGAACTCAATCCGCTGCACTTTGATGCGCCTCTAGCACCGCCGATTGCTGCGGAACGGGAGGGGAGACACATCGAACTAGAAAAGGTCTGGACGGCGTGGCAAAGCCTCTCTGAGCGCAAGGATTTTGTGTTGGTGGAAGCTTTGGGAGGACTCGGTTCGCCTGTAACGTGGGAACTGACTGTGGCCGATCTTGCCAGGGATTGGCGGCTGAGGGGGGTTTTGGTGGTACCTGTGAGGTTGGGGGCGATCGGGCAAGCTGTGGCGAATGTTGCTCTCGCCAGAGACACTGGTTTTAAGCTCAGAGGAATTGTGCTCAATTGCGTTAAAGCTTATTCTGAACAAGAAATTGCCGAACTGGCACCCGTTGATTTGATCCAGTCGCTGACTCAAATACCTGTGTTGGGTATTTTGCCGCATTTAGATGACCCGACTGACCTTGCTAAATTAGCTAAAGTTGCTTCAGATTTAGATTTAGAGCGGTTACTGCCAGGGGTTAATTTAGTTCCTCAGACTTCTAAATAA
- a CDS encoding M16 family metallopeptidase has protein sequence MSQLLTALEFPANVWKLNNGLTVIHQRISATPVVALDVWVRAGATLEPDSWSGMAHFLEHMIFKGTDSIAPGEFDQVIENRGGVANAATSHDYAHFFVNAAADYLAETAQPLAELLLRASIPDREFARERDVVLEEIRQAQDNPDWLGFQAMMETVYQRHPYRRSVLGTEELLMSRTPHEMRCFHRSHYQPENMTVVVVGGIDEEQARDITGKAFEKFSDRWDCPKLTAEAEPPLIEIRRQELGLPRLEQARLMMAWTGPGVEHLQSACGLDLLSVLLAHGRTSRLVRELREELQLVEAIDSTFSLQRESSLFTISAVLEAEDVEEVESRICDRLWELQSEPVSEVELLRCQRLLCNDFAFSLETPGQLAGLYGYYNTIATAELALSYPTRIKAFGPLDLQRLAQQYLSPRRYTAVVLKPI, from the coding sequence TTGTCTCAACTGCTCACTGCTTTAGAGTTCCCAGCCAATGTCTGGAAGCTCAACAACGGGTTAACGGTCATTCACCAGCGGATTTCGGCCACACCGGTGGTCGCACTAGACGTGTGGGTGAGGGCTGGCGCTACGCTAGAGCCGGATTCTTGGTCGGGAATGGCTCATTTTCTAGAACACATGATATTTAAAGGGACGGATTCGATCGCCCCTGGAGAATTTGACCAGGTAATCGAAAATCGCGGCGGTGTCGCGAATGCAGCTACAAGTCACGACTACGCCCATTTTTTCGTCAACGCAGCGGCCGATTATTTAGCAGAAACTGCCCAGCCGCTGGCAGAATTGCTGCTGCGGGCTTCGATTCCCGATCGGGAATTCGCTCGCGAGCGAGATGTGGTACTCGAAGAAATCCGTCAAGCTCAAGACAATCCCGATTGGCTGGGTTTCCAAGCCATGATGGAAACAGTTTACCAGCGACATCCCTACAGGCGATCGGTACTCGGCACCGAAGAACTGCTGATGTCGCGAACTCCCCATGAAATGCGCTGTTTTCACCGATCGCACTATCAGCCGGAAAATATGACTGTGGTGGTAGTCGGGGGAATTGATGAAGAACAGGCTAGAGATATTACGGGGAAAGCTTTTGAGAAGTTTTCTGACAGGTGGGATTGTCCCAAATTAACCGCAGAGGCGGAACCGCCACTGATAGAAATTCGCCGTCAGGAATTGGGCCTCCCCCGATTGGAACAAGCGCGGCTGATGATGGCCTGGACGGGCCCGGGAGTTGAACATTTGCAAAGTGCTTGCGGCTTGGATTTGCTGTCGGTGTTACTCGCACACGGGCGGACTTCGCGTTTAGTCAGGGAACTGCGGGAAGAATTACAATTGGTAGAGGCGATCGACAGCACTTTCTCGCTGCAACGGGAATCGAGTTTATTTACTATCAGTGCAGTCTTGGAAGCGGAGGATGTCGAAGAGGTGGAATCTCGGATTTGCGATCGGCTTTGGGAATTGCAGTCTGAGCCGGTTTCCGAGGTAGAATTGCTCCGCTGTCAGCGTTTGCTGTGCAACGATTTTGCTTTCTCCCTCGAAACGCCGGGACAGCTAGCCGGTCTTTACGGATATTACAATACGATCGCCACTGCGGAATTAGCGCTCAGCTATCCCACCAGGATTAAAGCATTTGGGCCCTTAGACCTCCAGCGCCTAGCTCAACAATATCTCTCTCCCCGACGCTATACGGCCGTGGTACTCAAACCAATCTAA
- a CDS encoding efflux RND transporter periplasmic adaptor subunit: protein MYLVKHFQIKKELTPWISGLLAASLLAGAGYTAYSQLTVKSSRETRRKQKTVAVERVNLPITISANGTIVPERSVNVSPKTSGMLKSLLVKEGDRVEQGQILAYMDDSNLQGQLTQTRGQLAAAEANLEKLVNGTRTHDIAVAKAVLAEQQASLEKLLNGNRTQDIAVAEAQLAEQQANLQKLLNGNRSQDIAVAEAQLAEQQANLQKLLEGNRPEDIAQATAKLRDAEYAKNQAEEDFQRNQELYNAGAIALQVVNNSRTARDRAGTQVRQAEQAVALLQAGTRPEEIASARAAVEQKRQALTLARSGARPEDIAAARAAVEQKRQALALARSGARPEDIAAARAAVEQKQQALALLEAGSRPEDIAQARAQVLAARGSLQSVQALIGDTVLRAPFTGTVTRKYADPGAFVTPTTAGSAVSSATSSSILSLASKNQLVANVAETNIAQIKIGQAASIQADAFAGKTFAGKITQISPQSIVQQNVTSFEVKAAIINDDKQMLRSGMNVNVEFKAGELKNVLVVPTAAIVRQQRETGVFVPGGEDGKPAFMPIKTGMTVDDKTEVRSGLKGNEKVLLSLPPGLRSRSQNPSPGGIPGLQPGGGTRLR from the coding sequence ATGTACTTAGTAAAGCACTTTCAGATTAAAAAAGAGCTGACTCCTTGGATTAGCGGGCTGCTTGCCGCTTCCCTGCTTGCAGGAGCAGGCTACACAGCTTACAGCCAACTCACAGTCAAATCCAGCCGCGAAACCAGGCGCAAGCAAAAAACCGTTGCTGTCGAAAGGGTGAACCTGCCGATTACAATTTCGGCAAACGGCACAATAGTGCCCGAACGTTCCGTTAACGTCAGCCCCAAAACTTCAGGAATGCTCAAAAGTTTGCTTGTCAAGGAAGGAGATAGGGTTGAACAAGGGCAGATTCTCGCCTACATGGACGACTCCAACCTCCAAGGCCAGCTTACCCAAACTCGCGGACAACTCGCAGCCGCCGAAGCAAACCTGGAAAAATTGGTTAACGGCACTCGAACCCATGACATTGCTGTGGCTAAGGCTGTGTTAGCAGAACAACAGGCAAGTCTGGAAAAATTGCTCAACGGCAATCGCACCCAAGACATTGCTGTAGCTGAGGCACAACTAGCTGAACAACAGGCAAATTTACAAAAATTGCTCAACGGCAATCGAAGCCAGGATATTGCCGTAGCCGAGGCACAATTAGCTGAACAACAGGCAAATTTACAAAAATTGCTCGAGGGCAATCGACCTGAAGACATCGCCCAAGCAACCGCCAAACTCAGAGATGCCGAATACGCCAAAAACCAAGCAGAGGAAGACTTTCAGAGAAATCAGGAACTCTATAATGCCGGAGCCATTGCTTTGCAAGTTGTCAATAACTCCCGCACCGCGCGCGATCGAGCCGGGACGCAAGTCAGGCAAGCCGAACAAGCTGTAGCTTTGCTGCAAGCGGGTACTCGCCCGGAAGAAATCGCTTCTGCGCGGGCTGCTGTGGAGCAAAAACGGCAAGCTTTGACCCTAGCGCGATCGGGCGCACGCCCGGAAGACATCGCTGCGGCGCGGGCTGCTGTGGAGCAAAAACGGCAAGCTTTGGCCCTGGCGCGATCGGGCGCACGCCCGGAAGACATCGCTGCGGCGCGGGCTGCTGTGGAGCAAAAACAGCAAGCTTTGGCGCTGCTAGAAGCCGGTTCCCGCCCCGAAGACATCGCCCAAGCCCGCGCCCAAGTTCTCGCCGCTAGAGGCAGCCTGCAAAGCGTTCAAGCGCTGATCGGCGACACTGTGCTGCGGGCTCCTTTCACCGGCACTGTCACCCGCAAGTACGCCGATCCGGGCGCTTTTGTGACTCCCACGACGGCAGGTAGTGCGGTTTCTTCGGCGACTTCTTCTTCGATTTTGTCCTTAGCTTCAAAAAATCAATTAGTAGCAAACGTAGCAGAAACTAATATTGCTCAGATTAAAATCGGCCAGGCTGCGTCTATTCAAGCCGATGCTTTTGCGGGCAAGACTTTTGCAGGTAAAATCACTCAAATTTCGCCTCAGTCGATCGTCCAGCAAAATGTGACAAGTTTTGAGGTAAAAGCGGCAATTATTAATGATGATAAACAAATGCTGCGATCGGGCATGAATGTGAATGTGGAATTTAAGGCCGGTGAACTTAAAAATGTTTTGGTAGTTCCGACTGCGGCAATTGTCCGCCAACAAAGGGAAACGGGGGTTTTTGTTCCGGGTGGAGAAGATGGCAAACCTGCTTTTATGCCGATTAAGACTGGTATGACGGTGGATGATAAGACGGAAGTGCGATCGGGTTTGAAAGGAAATGAAAAAGTGCTGCTTAGTTTGCCCCCCGGATTGCGGTCTAGATCCCAAAATCCATCGCCGGGGGGGATTCCGGGTTTGCAACCGGGTGGCGGAACGCGCTTGCGTTAG